The genomic window CCTCCGACATTACTGGATGCAGCAATTATTCCGATGACCATTGGAATCTTTAAAGCGCAGACGCATTTTGGGACGGTATTTCTCCAGGTACAGGAGCTGTTTGCTATTGAAAGCTCCACGTCTCTTTCTGGAATATAGAATACAAGGTTTAAAAGTGCTCCCATGTAATTTGTACATGCCCGGAATGGTTCGAAGTTTTCCTCATGCAATTAAAAATGGACCCAACTACTGCCTAATGTTTAACATGTGAAGCTGGAATCCTTCAACTGCTTAAACTAATTTCTCAATACAAATAACTCAGTTACCTATTGCACCTTGATTGCTCAGCCAGTCTGTTTTAATGGTCCCTTCAGTCTTGAAAGAGGCTAGTTCAAATACTGGCAGAGCTCTACTCAATACAGATGTGATGACATAGGTAGGCAATTGTTGTACAGCATACACTGGAGCATCAGTGTTTCAAAATAGAAGACTGCCAATTCAAATGCTATATTTTCAAATAAGGAATACAGCTTTCAAAATGAAATTGTTATCTAATGGTGATAATCACTGATGTTAATGTTCAGCTCTAGTCAACTACTTGGAAGGGTACGGGGGAAAAAAACTGCCCAAATGTGAgaagacttcaatggaaataagtTGTATATTTACTTCAAAGTGTACCAATTAaattgtgggggttggggggggggggggggagaaaaaggagagagaaaagatgagaaggatatgttgatagggtgagataagATGAATAGAGAGGAGGCATGTGTGGTGCATAATCAGTACAAATTATGTTTGCTATTTACATTGAACTTATTGCACAAAGAACTTAAACTCAAGCAACTGAAGAAAATTAATTGAAACAAATATTGTTATTCAAAATACAATTTAAATGCCATATCAATGTGCTAAAGAGACAAGCTTCCCTTTGAAGCGATCTTCAATCCCTGCTAGCAATTTGCTAACAAAGTTAAGAACATAGTTAAAAATGGGCTAAGCAGCAAGTCAGATTTCCAGAAAAATAGGCTCGCCAAAAAGTATAAAAAACTGCTGGTTGAGACGCGTATCAACTTCAAGTATACAAAATACTTGTTTTGTGTTAAGGTAGTGGCAAAATGCTCACGACATCTTACCCAAAAGTAATAGTTTCATGAGCTATAGCTCAAGTTTAAATTCCTAAACATTTTACTTCATTTTTGCATGAAACTAAAATTAGGCTAAAAATTAAGCATTTTGGGACAATTCATTTGAGTTTAGGTACTTATAAACATTCCCAGTTGTGTTATAGCACAAGCCCTTGTATCTGCACATGATTTGGCAGAAGTGGATAAAGATCACACTACAAACTACTTACTGTCGAATGAACTGAACAGCATCTTCATACTTCATTCCACATTCAATCAGTGCCAAGGCCACCAGAACAGGAGCTCTGTAGAAAGGAAAATTGTTTCAGGCAAGATCACACCTCCTGAAAAATCTAGACAAGTTGCATCCATCATGGTTTCAGTCAGCTGTGCCCTATGGATTTTATTAGTCTGTACAAAAATCACCAGTCTGTTTTAAGCCCATCAGATCAGTCCCAAGTAATCAGATACCAATATTATGCTTGCAGCCCACCTGCTCCCTCCCAGGGCTGCACTGTTCAGTGTGAATTGACGACATGGTCTGCAGCTTCCTCCTCCACTAATCTGTTGCTTGATTTTTATTTTGGGCCGTTCTCTCTGGAAAGGAGACCTGTCTCAGCCTCCTACTTTTGCTGCTGCCTTAGATTTACTGCACAACATTTTTGTGGCCCAAAGCCATACATCTATGTCTCCTTGACAGCAGGCACTAGAAAGTAAGAGAAGTTAGCTGGATTAAACTGACACTTTAAAGGAAAGCATTTTATTTTAGCAAGAAAAGTTTCCAAGGTGTTTTAAATGAGTCTCACAAGATACTAAACCCTAAAGTAGTCAGATGCAGAGATCCCAATTTTTGATAACCTTTGCAATTCAATGTGTTTCAGCAATTTGATCTGGGCTCTATACTCTTTCCTGACCTAGGGCCATATCAGCACTGTTTTTCCCCTCCCCAGTTTCTTACCTTTCACACATTGTTtggacatttatttatttagagatacagcactgaaacaggcccttcggcccaccgagtctgtaccgaccaacacccacccatttatactactcctacattaatcccatattctctaccacatccccaccattctcctaccacttacctacactaggagcaatttacaatggccaatttacccatcaacctgcaagtcttttggaggtgggaggaaaccagagcacccggcggaaacccacgcagatacaaggagaacttgcaaactccacacagacagtacccagaactgaacccgggtcgctggagctgtgaggctgcagtgctaaccactgcaccgcccagacGGAGCATCAATTAGGGCCATGGTTCTAGATATAGTGCAACACTGACATGATCCCAGCCTCAGaacctgcaccccacccccactgtaACCAAGTCAGATTGATCCTCTGTAGGAAGAGTTGGGGGGAAAATGGGACATAAGAcaagaagaatgcaggagggcgacAAAGGATAGACTTAAAAAGATTAGATGACTGGAAGGAGAAAAAGAATACATTTAGAAGTGTAACAGTTACAAGAAAATTTTTGCTTATGAGCAGTGCCACCTGATATCAACTAGCAAATATGAAGCTGTAGTGCTGAACAGCACCAACTGAGTCAGGCTATCAGCCTTGGGGAGCAAGACTCAAAACAGGCACAGAATCCTCCACACAAGCCATTCCAATCACATTTGAGATAGTCAATGTAACCCAGTTTGTTCCTCTGATTGAACTTACTCAAACCCCTTTCAACTACCAGAAGGCTGCAAACAGATGAATTAGCTCATTAAATAGCCTATTTCTATGGCACAAAGCAAATTCTAGATGTGTCCAGGCCATAtaaaaccttggcatcctattcaaTCACAGCTGAGCTGCAAACCTACATCCTACACATAACCTGCCTGCAGCTGTCAACCCCACTGTCATAAAAGCAGATTGTCACCTTTAGATTTGATTTCAATATCCTGCTTGCTGCATAAAATCAATGTTGAAAAACTCAGCTTTTAGTATCTCAACCTCACTCCAGCCATCAGCAGCAAACCTCACCCTTACCTTCAAATCTCACCATCACTGCAGTGTTCTCACCTTCGACACCTGTCCATCTTCTGGCTTTGTGTCCTCTTTTTCTGTGACTGCAAAAATCTAGCTACCTCTGCTccgttctggaactccctccctaaatcaAGCTCTTTTTTCCACTTCACAACTTAAAAAAAACTTTCAAGTCCCACCTTTTCAACCAAACTGTTGCTCAACAGCAGATTGTGACTCAGCAACCATTCCTTTATTCCAAAACCTTATTCTCTTCCTCTCCTACTACAACACTTTTTTCTTCATTAaatgcactatacaaatgcaagctatTGGACTACACCATGGAAGAAGTTAACCATGTTCAATTGCTGATCTGAACTGGCACATTTACACTCGTATGCTTGTTTCAGAGCCATAACCACACAATAAAAATCTGAATAGTACGCACCGTCCAAGTCCTGCTACGCAATGGACAGCAATGCAACAGCCAGGCTCTTCCCGGAACTTGGCTCTCAAAAGGGTAAGCCAATCATCCACAATCTGATTGGAAGGTGGAGCACCATCATCAAATGGCCAGTCCTGTTAGAAAGACAAAGTTCCTATTGCGTTTTCATGCATTAATTCATCATTTTACATCAACACAACCCTCACACAAGTACAGGACTATCCGTGCCAAACCTTTCCCAGTTCCTTTAATGAAACTCAATGATCAACCAAACATGGCTTTGGAATATTTAGGCTTTCACAATTCTGCATGTTAAGTGTAAGATTCGGTATGCAATAGACTTTTATTGACAAGTGTGCATTCTAAGATCACACATGCAAGAACTTTTCCTGTGTATCTTCCATAATCAATTTCTTACTAAGAATCTTAGGTTTGGAGAAGTCATGATTAATAGGGATAGCTCAACTATTTAaagaatgcatttaaaaatggtgcattTTATGCTCAATGTGAGGACTG from Heterodontus francisci isolate sHetFra1 chromosome 3, sHetFra1.hap1, whole genome shotgun sequence includes these protein-coding regions:
- the ptp4a1 gene encoding protein tyrosine phosphatase type IVA 1, which gives rise to MARMNRPAPVEITYKNMRFLITHNPTNATLNKFIEELKKYSVTTVVRVCEATYDTSPVEKEGIQFLDWPFDDGAPPSNQIVDDWLTLLRAKFREEPGCCIAVHCVAGLGRAPVLVALALIECGMKYEDAVQFIRQKRRGAFNSKQLLYLEKYRPKMRLRFKDSNGHRNNCCIQ